The following is a genomic window from Amphiura filiformis chromosome 4, Afil_fr2py, whole genome shotgun sequence.
CACACACATACAAGCATTGGTGTCACTATCAAACTTGAGGTAAACCAAAGAATAGATCCCTCTTTGCTAAAGTTCAGATTGCAAAACTTAATGTTGAACTGAAACAGATTCTTCTGTGTTCCCCATTTTCCTTTCACTCCACAAATGTATAACCTCTTCATTTTCTTTATTCTCTGCCTACAGGACCTATACAAAAGTTTGAATCTAAGCCTACACAGTAGACTACTGGATGACTCACAAGTATTCCTAGGGTTGGATCTCAGGGAATTAGTGCTACGATTTAAGCACAAGGTAAATCTTACTAGCTGCATGTATGGCATCATTGTGCTGCTATGCACGACTTGTGTGATAGCATACACACATGAACGAAAGTATAAGCTACACTGTGATATCATGAATTGTATATAAATAGCTGTAAGGAACATCAGCTATAAGAAATTAATTATTTACCCTCTCCTACAGGAGAGTTCATTTTTGACAcggtctggtccatgggggccaaaggcggcatttttaaaaattgagttagtaTAATTATTACCACAAACATttagctatcatatactgaaaacaccaaaggtctagcatacttggatctaaagttatgaagttttgagATGTCTACTTTCTTAtctattttattggttttttttactcaatatttttttacctttatctcaatttcaaatttgccgaatttggcctccatggatcagattgggtcacattttcattaatttaatttacCTCTTCTTCCAGGCCACAATGGGATATTCTATTTGAAAACCTCTTTAAGAAGATTttagaattccaaccaaattcaaccaTTTTAGCAATTCCAAATCCAACATTTTTCATCCAAAAAACACGGAAAAGTTGTGATAGATTtgagattttcaaacaaaatttcctATGGGGTCCAAATTGGTTGAAATCCTATTATTCAACCTATTATGTTGGTTGGTGCCACGTCACTTCTGGTTAATGATGCAACTCACGATCGAGTGAAATTAAGTCGTTGATTcgaatgttgttgttgatgattgcTGTCATTGGTTTTGTGTacatttcgatcgcaaatagtcagtcaAGTCAAACAAGTATCTAATTACTTGATTTACTGTTaattatactgacaaacttaaaattaaattccatggcattgatatttttggaattgaattTCACTCTAAGTTGGAAtgaacaacatcgctatgtagcctccttcgcagccagtttctGTCGGCATGTTAGCAATTGAGCTATGTGCAGTTAGGGCCCAAGACTAGAAATAGCCTGGATGTCGGACCGACAGAATTCTACTGTTTTCACCTGGATTTTAacataaaatgcataaaatagTTTACACCGATTGCCCAATTTAGGTAAACTGGAATTGAAATAACAGTGTAATCTTCTACAGGGGCTGTGggtttgaaatggaatagcccaatgctctcCACCCATAGATTTGATCAGGAGTTTCCATCCAAGGCACCAAAATCAAGTTGAAGTGTTGAAAATGGTGTCCATGGTTACCACTTATCAGTCACGTACAAAATCCTATTATATGTGGCAGAAACTGTCTGCTCTAGCTCAAAATGGGCATACTTTAAAGGGCTAGGTTAAAATCTGGAAAATGTCATGTAATTTCGGCTTATATCCATGGGTGACAGAAAATATAAGTGTTTGTGGTCAATTAATTGATTGGTATAAAGAACATTTGTGGTGGGTATGTATGTGTCATTTTAACTACATAAACCAGACACACATTCCTTTTTGGTGCACAACGAAAAGGTTCtttaaccctaactctataaaATCTTTACAAGGAAATCCACTGCGTATGCATGCATACCACGTGTATCATTGATGCAATCACTTAAATGTAAGTCATAATAGGTGCCAAATCGCTAGCCGGGCTAACAACACCCCCATGGCATGAGGTGGGTGATCATGTGCGTGACACCCAAGGGGTCCAAGGGTCAATTCCTGGGGGTACCAAGTCAAATCTTTTTTCATCTTCtctttttttgttccttctctGCCTACCGATAGCAAAAAAACTATGGTCCGTGTTAAGGAGGATATTTCTGGAAATTGGGTATTGCTCAAAGCATGttttaaatagctcaattgagtAGGGCCAAAGTACACTcaccaatatgccttttgtttgaagctaatatTGGACATAAGGTTTTCAtaatttctttgtatcttattgtctTTATCAATAATGAATGGAGCTAAAATAACTAAAAagactcattaatatgtaatttatttaataataataataatgataataatgcataaatgttcagggtacttttattttgcatatttttgccttgaaacttggtcaaaggtTTTCTTacatgttctaatgtattatattgtctagccaccttctaatttgcataattacataattaatgaGATAATTTGCATTTTTCAAGCAAAAGGCATTGAttagtgtactttgctctacatGTTACTCAATTAATCTCTTTAAAACATGTTCAgagcattttctaatttccagAAATTTCCTTATATTCCACTTTAACTTCAGAAAGTTGAAATACAAAGTTTAAGTGAAGTATGTGTAGTTTAGGTGCCCCCTTAAGTGTGACTATGTTATCTATCATTCAATCTTGAGTCTGTTGTATGATATCATATTACACCTTATGGCAGAGTATGTCTGGACAAATTTATGGCACAATATGTCTTGACAAATAAAGTGTCacttatttgcaatttttttgatGTCTTTACATTGATCAGCACCATGTAGACAGGTAGTGCAGGTATATTtagatttgtgttgaatgacgTAAATATATTGAAGACCAAGGAAACAATTTACTCTATGAATATTGTGTcttcatatttatcaaagaaaAGCAGCATGTTTAGTAAAATTAGATGCAGAAAAAAGTGCACTTTGATAAACCCCAGCGGCACTATCTACCAAATTATCAGCCTCTAGGAACTATTTTGATTGATTACAAAGCGGACTATATCATGTGTTGAGCCAATCAGTGATATTGTAAGGGAAaaaaaggctattccagttgaaatccatacacccctgtggaagacttgaccttgaTCATATAGGGTTatctgattccatttgaaatctacaccccttgtgtagaagattaaggtcatgtcttccatagagggtgtatgaatttcagctAGAATAACCCAATATTGGTGTTCAGTATGTGATGTTACTAACATTATTCCACTTTTATTCCTTCCAGATCCTGGTTATTTTCAAGTTACTAATGTTAGAGAGAAGAGTGCTATTTTACTGTTCACCAGCTGAAAAACTTTGCTCTTCAGTTCTGACATTTGTCTCATTGTTTCCAGGTTTGTATTGAGGGTGCCCAaatatgggctatttcatttgacagccatactccccctatggaagatgcgaCTTTAATATTTCCcccagagggtgtagatttttaatggagtcacccattgggGTAACcacatctgaaattcacactctctagctctgtgtggaagattaatgtcatgtcttccagaggggtgtatggatctcaactggaatagcccaatagagatAGAAAAACAAATTGAGAACAAATAAcgaaaaaaggaaattaaagttaatgaaatattagagaataaaagacaAGGTTTGTCTTTTGCCTAGCCATTATCTTGTCAAAATGGATGGGCCGGCCAATATTTTGAATAGGGGAGGCAGGCATAGCCGGTGTACAACTGTCCCTGACAAAATTTCAGCAGGCATAGCCAGTGTACAGCTATTTCAGCCCGCTTCTCCTTCTTTAAGTTGTAAAGCTGGTGTTTGCTTCGGTGTTAAACTAGGTTcgaatttttttttgtgggggccTCCCCTGACAAAAATTGGAAATCCCAGCATCGCCACTGCTTGAAATGTAATGTTTTGAAGCACAACCCTTACATCCACCTTGTGTGATCATTTATATGTGATTCTTTTCGTATAGATTTAGTACCAACAAACAGCCTTCCTTACTCTGATCATGTGTGTTTTATGTTCTTCCTGTATCTGTATAATTGTTTTCCTGTATTTTGTCAGCGCTAACAGTGTCTGCTTTTTAAGGCAGGTGTTTtgctttataaattatattattacataattatgtttatatttataacagaaACAAAATCGATATTATCTTAGTCTAATTCAGTCATGACGTTAATTGACACTCATCTTTTTTGCCTCTTTTATTCAGGAATGATACAGCATGGCCTTACCGAAGCAACTTGTTATAGATCCAACGAAACAGGCAtgaaaaacaaattaaagtcatAATCAAATAACAACTACCACTATTATACTTGTTACTAACTATGAGAGTTAATAAGGCAAAAATGTTTCCTAGCTTTAGAAAAAAAATTCCTAGGGTTGCAAAAAAAGAATTTGATACAGACAAAAATccataattattatgattacttttCTGTGAATTGAAATGCAACGTTTTGAATCACAACTCGCTCTTTGGGAGAGTGAGGTGGTGCAGcagttgttccctcgccttgcatcACTTGAGGTCGGTGGTTCAAGCCCCAGCAATGCCCAAGGGACTCTATGtccacttggtttatcccgatccatgctctcGCAGGTTTCCCTGGGATCtttggtttcctcctgcttcaatAAAAATTAGGTGATcatttgtttggttatcaaaaacttccttcactcaatggaatttggggagctgcacagataattggcaAATGTTACAATTTAAGGCTGCAACtaggctgcaaccagcctagttgatgcaatctgattgtgatgattcaccatggcagcgaaattacaggactttgaatcctccgagatctgcctaaaggcgctatataaatccaaaatttattatttattataatttataatttatttaaccCTGTGAATGTGATTCCTTTCGTGCCTCTGTGGTAGCACTGTTTTGTAAACAGTCTTTCTTACACTGATTATATGTATGTTCCATGTTCTTCCTGTATCTGTATAATTTACTTGTTTTCTCGTATTTTGTTTTTGTGCTTTATAAGTTTAcattacattatttacattacatgtatattccattccattccattccattccattccattccattccattccattccattccattccattccattccattccattccattccattcacaTTCACATTCACATTTTCATTCCCATTCCCATATCAATTTCCACttccatttccatttccatttccatttccatCTCCATTACCACTTCCACTTCCACTCCCATTCCATTTTGATATTGTCTCAGTCAAATTCAATCATGACATTAACACTCGtcttttttcctttctgttcAGGAATGATACAAAATGGCCTTACAGAAGCAGCTTGCTATAGATACTACAAACCCACAACCCCTAGCCTTGTATTAGAAGACTTTGGTATTGACACCAATGAATATATGAACATTGATATGTCCCATGTGCCAAACTATAGCAGACGACGGAAAGCGCCCCACAGAGGCAAGAGTATGATGTCGCAGACAAGCAAAGTGGATATCACTGACACAACAGATGAAAGTACAGTAGGAACTCTCTCAACGTCACCACAGGATAATGTGAATACAAACTCAAATGGGGGTCAGAGAGGGGTCATGAACTTTGGCCGCAGTCTTGATGATAATGATATGGACTCGTTAACATCGGCTGCAAATATGGCGGTTTCTAGGAGAAGTTTTCAGAACATAGATGGTGAACAAGAAAATGGCGGACAGGAGAGACACATTCGGTTTACTCCTGAGATGGATATGAAGGGTGAATCAACATGTCAAGGGTCATTAAACAATAATAAGAGGACAGGCAGTGATTTAATCACGCAAAAAAACAGTGGACAATCAAGAGCTGATATATTGTGTAATAATGATACAAAATTATCTAGAAATTCTAAAATTTCCAAAAATGGTAGTAACAAATGGAGCAAGTCTTCTGCAAGAAATAGCCAGCACCAAAGTGGACTTAATCAGTATCAGAAAAGTGAAGCGAATAAAGATGAGCAATTATTTGAAGGTGATAACATCAGTGCTCATTCAAGTGAAAGCGTAGACATCAATGCACGCATCAATGCTTATTTTGATACTTTAGTGAATAAAAACTACGACACAACCAGTAGCAGTAGTTGTAGTGCAAGTTTGAACAGTTACGATGCGTCAACCTCTCGCGATGATCTAGGTACAAGTTCTATGCTTTCGGACACTGGTACAAGCTCACGCCTATCAGAATGGTCCACGATAAGCTCTGATGTATCTGTATCAAGCAAATCATTAGATGTCACAGAAGACTCAAATGATAAGTTCCCAACTGTCAAAGTGTTAGAAGATGAACTTCTAGAAATGATCGATCATGAGTTGTACGGACCTTACTTTGACACCAAGAGATTCAGCCTGCAGTCGACCTCACAGGCTACTGGTAAGGCAGATAATACCAACAGACTTGCAAATTGTAGCTTAGACTCCATACAGACCATGTCCGATGATTGCGATACGCCAGTAGGAAGTGCAAGAAACTCATCAATAGACTACAGTGGATCAGAACACAGATGTAGCGGTGTAGATGATGACTTTGTTATTTTGCCAAGTACACCAGGTCCAACTGAACTTGAAACAGACAATTTTGGATTTCCGCTTGCTCTTTTTGGAAAGGTAAGTGATGTTGTAAAAATATTCAGTTGtattgtacgagggggtatcaaaaagtttttgaaatcgcccagaagtgaaagagctatatcaatgacattttgtcagtgcaatcacaggtccttatgtacactatggtgcaaaaatggtctcataattatgtttactttttttacaggcgctagttATGTAACGGCATaatcagcaaaatggagaaaattgaggcttgtagtatgattaagttccattgtaagggttacagtgcccagaaaatctgtgatgaaataaaaattccttttccaaaaagcaaaagtgacatatcacaaacaccaccgaagataactttcatttcatcattgattttctaggcactgcaacccttcaaaagcaggatcttaataacgctgcttgcctcaattttctcaatcttgcagtttatgcgcagtaactggggcagcaggttattggcatctaaaGTATTCACATCGCAGGAAATTGAAAATGATACAATGGACTGACCTGAACACCTTGTTCTTTGTTTGTTATATAGGGAGCTTTGTGTCATCCATACATATCACTACAACAACACGACTTGCTACAAGATGTGAATGTGAGATGCTTTGTAATTGGTGCATCTAATGCCCTGTTCAAGCATCAAAGACATCTGGTAGATGTCCTTGTTGAGGTAAGCTGATTATAGATTAATTAAGGGCGAGTGCATTGGACAAGCATCAACATTCTTGGCAAGTGGTTTGATTTTTCTAATTTTTGAGCAGCAAGTAATATGAAGTTTGAACCCAATTAATACACTAAGAGTTTTGCCATTTTTATCAAATCAAAGTACTCTGAATGCATCCATCTCCAAGGCAAATGAATAAATCCCAGGTGACAGGTGCTTGTTGGACAAACCCTGCACATAGTTCAATAAGACACTTTTTAATTAATACACTCGACATATTTTTCTattatatcgagggcttagagccagaaccacctatgtccatttgttttctcaattacatgttactcatttctgcaacaaatggatggataattatgccctccataataaatccaagtgactttggggtatatgcatggtcactataCCCCAattcacttacattttcttatggagggcagaattaaccatccatttgttgttGAAATGAGtgacatgtaattgagaaaacaaatggacataggtggttctggctctaagcactcgatattttgttttggctACGTACATGATACTCGGTAGTCCTTGTGTCCATAAAAAGATTTTATCCAAAGGAGATCACTTTCACATTTGCCATTTGTAAGGTTAAGGGTGgtattaaccctggaattatagaaacttttgggcctcataactgctaaattgttggtctaatgtATGTTAAAGGATACAAATTCTTCTGTGAGgtgaaatttgagcaaaaatgctcagttttggagaaaatccagaaaaacccttttttacccaatttttttttcaaaatggaacaaaaaaaatcttcaaaaaattttttttgtatgaattttaaaaactagatataaatatttaggacctgtttttgatttttttttgttgcaaattttgaccaactttgggaaatgttcaccaaaaatggttaaaagatgctcaattttgtaataaaaaaataaaataaaagcctgatttcacccaaatttcaaaaaaatttggtgaagttgatcaaaattcaaaaaaaaaaaaaaaaaaaaaaaaaaaaagggggagggtggTCCTTGATATTTATatctggtttttaaaaaaaaatttaaaaaaaatttattcaaCAATTTTTTGTTATGTTTCCCACATAAAAATTAACCCagtggattttctccaaaactgagcatttttgctcaaatttgaccttACAGATGGATgggtcaagtctttgccattctaaatatgtatactctTATATActgtagaccaacaatttagcagttatgaggccaaaAAAGACCAACTAATTAACACAGACATGGTTGATTCAAAATGTTAACATCAGaagtttgtttaattttgctattgtGCTCTGGTTGTGTAAATCACAAAGTTGTGCAAAGTACATACCCTATTGTAAGACAGGCACTTATTGTTGCTCATATCTTATTAATACTGTTAGCTGTCAATATTTTTTACAGGTTAATGAAGGCAAAGTGATAGTATATGATCCTGAAGTACGACGTCAACTGCACCTGTCCACGGCGGATCTTAGATTTGCTGACTTCCTAGTCAAGAATGTTGCTGATGAGCAAGAGGACGTCTTCTTAGATCAGACAGGTGGGATAGAGGACTATTATGGTTAGTTGGTTATGGGCAATGCTAATCAACGGAATCTTGAAATAAATTTCTTTTGAACCCACTTTTAATAGTAGAACAGACTGTGTGTATTACAATGCAACCATGGCTCTTGCTGTTTTAGGTTAGATGGGCAAACAGAActgatctactgatgatatcctTCAGACTAGTATTAAAACTCTTGTAGAGTAATGA
Proteins encoded in this region:
- the LOC140151110 gene encoding late secretory pathway protein AVL9 homolog isoform X1; translated protein: MAEAEESEGTGLPPILHVVVVGFHHKRGCQVDYSYPPLIEGQPNQSSELPDEWKHLPFLALPDGAHNYKEDTIYFHLPGKGSCKDTVYGVSCYRQIDTKDLKSQQPEYTRGTVQKSVCILSTLPLYGLIQAKLKLITHAYFSERDFSKTAILEDLYKSLNLSLHSRLLDDSQVFLGLDLRELVLRFKHKILVIFKLLMLERRVLFYCSPAEKLCSSVLTFVSLFPGMIQHGLTEATCYRSNETGMIQNGLTEAACYRYYKPTTPSLVLEDFGIDTNEYMNIDMSHVPNYSRRRKAPHRGKSMMSQTSKVDITDTTDESTVGTLSTSPQDNVNTNSNGGQRGVMNFGRSLDDNDMDSLTSAANMAVSRRSFQNIDGEQENGGQERHIRFTPEMDMKGESTCQGSLNNNKRTGSDLITQKNSGQSRADILCNNDTKLSRNSKISKNGSNKWSKSSARNSQHQSGLNQYQKSEANKDEQLFEGDNISAHSSESVDINARINAYFDTLVNKNYDTTSSSSCSASLNSYDASTSRDDLGTSSMLSDTGTSSRLSEWSTISSDVSVSSKSLDVTEDSNDKFPTVKVLEDELLEMIDHELYGPYFDTKRFSLQSTSQATGKADNTNRLANCSLDSIQTMSDDCDTPVGSARNSSIDYSGSEHRCSGVDDDFVILPSTPGPTELETDNFGFPLALFGKGALCHPYISLQQHDLLQDVNVRCFVIGASNALFKHQRHLVDVLVEVNEGKVIVYDPEVRRQLHLSTADLRFADFLVKNVADEQEDVFLDQTGGIEDYYGWEGGDEWIRAQFKVYLLSLLATSAHGNAEQEGDFNDIWVRAWKTTHNYRIWKSQVYENIDYIHPGHPFTGGLGVSDMKIRLHSAMQTTDRGKRLNSAITKTSDAVFHTGKAVGGALTSAKSAVSSWISSFAGGEWKIDEESVPPKEEEKLEKKEEKNNGKEITAEKGKASEKKKAEEKKKEEEKKEAERKKEEERKKEEEKKKEEEEKKKEEEEEEKRRAEEMVKAEGGEEEVKEEEKNEKAESLTEGTGKENVEEGEETKISDLSEIMVIQWEVKQNEIERREVPKLEEVPKVEEKLEESTEDDDYL
- the LOC140151110 gene encoding late secretory pathway protein AVL9 homolog isoform X2, whose product is MAEAEESEGTGLPPILHVVVVGFHHKRGCQVDYSYPPLIEGQPNQSSELPDEWKHLPFLALPDGAHNYKEDTIYFHLPGKGSCKDTVYGVSCYRQIDTKDLKSQQPEYTRGTVQKSVCILSTLPLYGLIQAKLKLITHAYFSERDFSKTAILEDLYKSLNLSLHSRLLDDSQVFLGLDLRELVLRFKHKILVIFKLLMLERRVLFYCSPAEKLCSSVLTFVSLFPGMIQHGLTEATCYRSNETGMIQNGLTEAACYRYYKPTTPSLVLEDFGIDTNEYMNIDMSHVPNYSRRRKAPHRGKSMMSQTSKVDITDTTDESTVGTLSTSPQDNVNTNSNGGQRGVMNFGRSLDDNDMDSLTSAANMAVSRRSFQNIDGEQENGGQERHIRFTPEMDMKGESTCQGSLNNNKRTGSDLITQKNSGQSRADILCNNDTKLSRNSKISKNGSNKWSKSSARNSQHQSGLNQYQKSEANKDEQLFEGDNISAHSSESVDINARINAYFDTLVNKNYDTTSSSSCSASLNSYDASTSRDDLGTSSMLSDTGTSSRLSEWSTISSDVSVSSKSLDVTEDSNDKFPTVKVLEDELLEMIDHELYGPYFDTKRFSLQSTSQATGKADNTNRLANCSLDSIQTMSDDCDTPVGSARNSSIDYSGSEHRCSGVDDDFVILPSTPGPTELETDNFGFPLALFGKGALCHPYISLQQHDLLQDVNVRCFVIGASNALFKHQRHLVDVLVEVNEGKVIVYDPEVRRQLHLSTADLRFADFLVKNVADEQEDVFLDQTGWEGGDEWIRAQFKVYLLSLLATSAHGNAEQEGDFNDIWVRAWKTTHNYRIWKSQVYENIDYIHPGHPFTGGLGVSDMKIRLHSAMQTTDRGKRLNSAITKTSDAVFHTGKAVGGALTSAKSAVSSWISSFAGGEWKIDEESVPPKEEEKLEKKEEKNNGKEITAEKGKASEKKKAEEKKKEEEKKEAERKKEEERKKEEEKKKEEEEKKKEEEEEEKRRAEEMVKAEGGEEEVKEEEKNEKAESLTEGTGKENVEEGEETKISDLSEIMVIQWEVKQNEIERREVPKLEEVPKVEEKLEESTEDDDYL
- the LOC140151110 gene encoding late secretory pathway protein AVL9 homolog isoform X3, whose translation is MAEAEESEGTGLPPILHVVVVGFHHKRGCQVDYSYPPLIEGQPNQSSELPDEWKHLPFLALPDGAHNYKEDTIYFHLPGKGSCKDTVYGVSCYRQIDTKDLKSQQPEYTRGTVQKSVCILSTLPLYGLIQAKLKLITHAYFSERDFSKTAILEDLYKSLNLSLHSRLLDDSQVFLGLDLRELVLRFKHKILVIFKLLMLERRVLFYCSPAEKLCSSVLTFVSLFPGMIQNGLTEAACYRYYKPTTPSLVLEDFGIDTNEYMNIDMSHVPNYSRRRKAPHRGKSMMSQTSKVDITDTTDESTVGTLSTSPQDNVNTNSNGGQRGVMNFGRSLDDNDMDSLTSAANMAVSRRSFQNIDGEQENGGQERHIRFTPEMDMKGESTCQGSLNNNKRTGSDLITQKNSGQSRADILCNNDTKLSRNSKISKNGSNKWSKSSARNSQHQSGLNQYQKSEANKDEQLFEGDNISAHSSESVDINARINAYFDTLVNKNYDTTSSSSCSASLNSYDASTSRDDLGTSSMLSDTGTSSRLSEWSTISSDVSVSSKSLDVTEDSNDKFPTVKVLEDELLEMIDHELYGPYFDTKRFSLQSTSQATGKADNTNRLANCSLDSIQTMSDDCDTPVGSARNSSIDYSGSEHRCSGVDDDFVILPSTPGPTELETDNFGFPLALFGKGALCHPYISLQQHDLLQDVNVRCFVIGASNALFKHQRHLVDVLVEVNEGKVIVYDPEVRRQLHLSTADLRFADFLVKNVADEQEDVFLDQTGGIEDYYGWEGGDEWIRAQFKVYLLSLLATSAHGNAEQEGDFNDIWVRAWKTTHNYRIWKSQVYENIDYIHPGHPFTGGLGVSDMKIRLHSAMQTTDRGKRLNSAITKTSDAVFHTGKAVGGALTSAKSAVSSWISSFAGGEWKIDEESVPPKEEEKLEKKEEKNNGKEITAEKGKASEKKKAEEKKKEEEKKEAERKKEEERKKEEEKKKEEEEKKKEEEEEEKRRAEEMVKAEGGEEEVKEEEKNEKAESLTEGTGKENVEEGEETKISDLSEIMVIQWEVKQNEIERREVPKLEEVPKVEEKLEESTEDDDYL
- the LOC140151110 gene encoding late secretory pathway protein AVL9 homolog isoform X4, coding for MAEAEESEGTGLPPILHVVVVGFHHKRGCQVDYSYPPLIEGQPNQSSELPDEWKHLPFLALPDGAHNYKEDTIYFHLPGKGSCKDTVYGVSCYRQIDTKDLKSQQPEYTRGTVQKSVCILSTLPLYGLIQAKLKLITHAYFSERDFSKTAILEDLYKSLNLSLHSRLLDDSQVFLGLDLRELVLRFKHKILVIFKLLMLERRVLFYCSPAEKLCSSVLTFVSLFPGMIQNGLTEAACYRYYKPTTPSLVLEDFGIDTNEYMNIDMSHVPNYSRRRKAPHRGKSMMSQTSKVDITDTTDESTVGTLSTSPQDNVNTNSNGGQRGVMNFGRSLDDNDMDSLTSAANMAVSRRSFQNIDGEQENGGQERHIRFTPEMDMKGESTCQGSLNNNKRTGSDLITQKNSGQSRADILCNNDTKLSRNSKISKNGSNKWSKSSARNSQHQSGLNQYQKSEANKDEQLFEGDNISAHSSESVDINARINAYFDTLVNKNYDTTSSSSCSASLNSYDASTSRDDLGTSSMLSDTGTSSRLSEWSTISSDVSVSSKSLDVTEDSNDKFPTVKVLEDELLEMIDHELYGPYFDTKRFSLQSTSQATGKADNTNRLANCSLDSIQTMSDDCDTPVGSARNSSIDYSGSEHRCSGVDDDFVILPSTPGPTELETDNFGFPLALFGKGALCHPYISLQQHDLLQDVNVRCFVIGASNALFKHQRHLVDVLVEVNEGKVIVYDPEVRRQLHLSTADLRFADFLVKNVADEQEDVFLDQTGWEGGDEWIRAQFKVYLLSLLATSAHGNAEQEGDFNDIWVRAWKTTHNYRIWKSQVYENIDYIHPGHPFTGGLGVSDMKIRLHSAMQTTDRGKRLNSAITKTSDAVFHTGKAVGGALTSAKSAVSSWISSFAGGEWKIDEESVPPKEEEKLEKKEEKNNGKEITAEKGKASEKKKAEEKKKEEEKKEAERKKEEERKKEEEKKKEEEEKKKEEEEEEKRRAEEMVKAEGGEEEVKEEEKNEKAESLTEGTGKENVEEGEETKISDLSEIMVIQWEVKQNEIERREVPKLEEVPKVEEKLEESTEDDDYL